GCCGTGCATCCAGCCCTGGTAGGTGCCCTCGGCGAGCAGAGCGTCCTTCGCGGCCGCCTCGGCGAGCAGCTCGGCGCGGGGGCGCAGCGCGACGATCGCGTTGACGGACGGGTTCACCGCGGCGATGTGGTCGAGGTAGGCGGTCATCACCTCGACGCAGGTGACCTTGCGGCGCCGGATCGCTGAGGAGAGCTCGGCGGCTGACCACCACACGATGCGGCTCAGGTCGGAGGGTCGCTTCACAGCAGGCCACGCTACGTCGGGCACGGCTTCGGCAGGCCCACCTGTCGAGGCGAGGGCGCCGAGCGCGACGCCGGCGGCGGTGGCGCCCGTCACGACGGTGCGGCGGGAGACGTTGGCCATGGAGAGTTCGTCCTTTCGACCCTTCACCAGAGATCGTTTTGGTACGAACGATCTTTGTTCGGGTCCGAACGTAAGGTGGCGACCATCACCTCCGCAAGCCCCTTCCCGCCTGTCGGACCACTCACCCGGGACCCTTGCCAGCCCTCCCCGGGATCTCTACCGTGAGGACCCGAACCAACCTGTCCGTCACCGTGGGGGGAGCATGGACGCACCCACCGGGGCGAGCGCCCCGCACCCCGTCTCGGACCGCCTGATCGACCTCCTCGGCGACCTGGCCGCCCTGGCCACGCCCGACGAGGCGACCACCGCCGCGCCCCGCCTGCTCGAGCGGCTCGCCGGCGACCTCGGCGCCGCCGCCTGCCAGCTCGACACGGCTCTCACCGACGCCGACGACCCGCAGGCGCCCTCCTTCCAGACCGTCGCGAGCGTGGGCTACTCCCCCGAGGTCTCCCAGCACCTGTGCGCCGACCTGGCGACGTCGCCGCACGGACGACGCGTGCTCGCCGCGACCGGCGGGCTGCGCATCGACGAGGACGACCCCTACGACTTCCGCCGCTCCGCGCACTACCTCGACGTGCTCCACCCGGCGGGCTACGACGACGGCATCTCCCTCGCGCTGCGCGACTCCAGCACGCACCTGGTCGGGATGCTGCACCTGTCCGCCCGCAGCACCCGCGACTTCGCGCCCGAGCTCACCGGCGCGCTGCCGCCGCTCGGCCGCGCCTTCGCCCGGCTGACCACGGTCGCGACCTGCTCGACCCCCGACGTGACGCTGCCCCGGGAGTACGCCGTGGTCCGGCTCGACGCCGCCGGCCGGGCCACGCCCGTGGTCGGCCGCGCGCCGCTGCACGCCGCGCTCGACGACGAGCTGCTCGGCATCGTCCGATCGATCCTGGGCAGCGGCACCCGCTTCGCGACCTTCCTGCACCAGCAGGCGGGCCGGCTGATCGAGGTCCGGGTGCACTGCCCGTCGGGCCGGGCCGCGATGCGCCAGCCCTGCACCGTCGCCACCCGCCCCGCCGCGTCCACCCTCGGGCTGACCCTGCGCCAGCTCGAGGTGCTCACCGCCGTCGCGACCGGCGCCGGCAACCGCGAGATCGCCGACGAGCTGTGCCTGACCCAGCGCACCGTCGCCGCCCACGTCGAGGCCATCCTGGCCCGGCTGGGCAGCCCGTCGCGCGCGGGTGCGGCCGCCAAGGCGACCGCGGCCGGCGTGCTGCTCCCGTCGGCCGACCCGGCGTCGGTCCGATCGCTGGCGCGGGTGCTGCAGCAGCCGATCGCCTGACGGACGCCCCAAGACTGGCATTTCTGCCAATGACCCACGTCACACCGCGGTCCCACGATTGCGGGACCGCGCCGGAACCACCGGCGCCGTATCCCCGGGAGGCGCGATGGCGACCGGCTACCTGTACCACGAGCTCTTCGGCTGGCACGACACCGGAACCAACGTGGGGCTCTTCCCCGCCGACCACCGCGCCGGCATCCAGCCGTTCCAGCACTTCGAGAACGCCGAGACCAAGCGCCGCATCCACGAGCTGGTCGTCGTCTCCGGCACGATCGACCACCTCACCCGGCTCGAGCCGCGCAAGGCCACCGACGAGGAGATCCTCGCGGTCCACACCGAGGAGCACCTCGCCCGGATCAAGGCCGGGAGCGAGCAGCCCAAGGGGGGCGACTCGGGTGACGGGCTGAGCCCGTTCGGGCCGGGCGGCATCGAGATCGGGCGGCTCGCCGCCGGCGGCATGATCGAGGCGACCACGGCGGTCGTCGAGGGCCGGGTCGACAACGCGTACGCGCTGATCCGGCCGCCGGGACACCACGCGGAGCCCGCCACCGGCATGGGCTTCTGCATGTTCGGCAACCTCGCGATCGCGGCCCGGGCGGTACGTCGTACCCACGGCGTGGAGCGGATCGCGATCCTCGACTGGGACGTCCACCACGGCAACGGCACCCAGAAGACGTTCTGGGAGGACCCGAACACGCTGACCATCTCGCTGCACCAGGACCGGGTGTTCCCGCCGGACTCCGGCTTCGTCACCGAGCGCGGCGAGGGCGCGGGCTTCGGGTACGCCGTCAACGTGCCGCTCCCGCCGGGCACCGGCACCGGCGGCTACCTCTCCGCCTTCGACCGGGTCGTGGCACCGGCGGTCGACCGGTTCCGGCCGGACCTGATCCTGGTCGCGAGCGGCTTCGACGCCAACGCGACCGACCCGCTCTCGCGGCAGGCGCTGACCAGCAGCAGCTATCGCGCGATGACCGAGCGACTGCTCGACCTCGCGGCAACGCACTGCGAGGGGCGGCTCGCGATGAGTCACGAGGGCGGCTACAACCCGGTCTACGTCCCGTTCTGCGGCCTGGCGGTGATCGAGGCGCTCGCCGGCGTGACCGAGCCGCTCACCGACCCCTACGAGCCGATCTTCGGCGGCATGGCCGGGCTCGAGCTGCAGCCGCACCAGACCGCCGTCATCGACCAGGTCGTGCCCCTCCTCGACGACATCCACGCCGGCGTCCGCGCCGGTTCGTGACCCCTCCACCCGATCGGAGCACCACCATGAACGCAGTCGTGAAGAAGTCCGTCGACCGTCGCAGCTTCCTCGCCTGGACCGGCGGCATCGGGGCCGCGGTCCTCGCCTCCGCGTGCAGCGCACCGTCCAGCACCAAGGCCTCCGGCGACAAGGTCGCGAAGTCCAGCAAGGACGTCGACACCGTCGCCTGGGACTACCCGTTCACCTTCCTGCCCGTCTACGCCGGCGTCGCCAGGTTCGCCAAGGAGCGGGCCAAGGAGAAGGGCGTCTCGCTCGAGCAGACCAACGACAACGGCAAGCCGGACGTCCAGGCGTCCAACCTGGACACGCTGATCGCCAAGAAGGTGCCGGCGATCGTGTCCTTCCCGATGGTCTTCG
The genomic region above belongs to Nocardioides sp. QY071 and contains:
- a CDS encoding class II histone deacetylase, encoding MATGYLYHELFGWHDTGTNVGLFPADHRAGIQPFQHFENAETKRRIHELVVVSGTIDHLTRLEPRKATDEEILAVHTEEHLARIKAGSEQPKGGDSGDGLSPFGPGGIEIGRLAAGGMIEATTAVVEGRVDNAYALIRPPGHHAEPATGMGFCMFGNLAIAARAVRRTHGVERIAILDWDVHHGNGTQKTFWEDPNTLTISLHQDRVFPPDSGFVTERGEGAGFGYAVNVPLPPGTGTGGYLSAFDRVVAPAVDRFRPDLILVASGFDANATDPLSRQALTSSSYRAMTERLLDLAATHCEGRLAMSHEGGYNPVYVPFCGLAVIEALAGVTEPLTDPYEPIFGGMAGLELQPHQTAVIDQVVPLLDDIHAGVRAGS
- a CDS encoding LuxR C-terminal-related transcriptional regulator, with translation MDAPTGASAPHPVSDRLIDLLGDLAALATPDEATTAAPRLLERLAGDLGAAACQLDTALTDADDPQAPSFQTVASVGYSPEVSQHLCADLATSPHGRRVLAATGGLRIDEDDPYDFRRSAHYLDVLHPAGYDDGISLALRDSSTHLVGMLHLSARSTRDFAPELTGALPPLGRAFARLTTVATCSTPDVTLPREYAVVRLDAAGRATPVVGRAPLHAALDDELLGIVRSILGSGTRFATFLHQQAGRLIEVRVHCPSGRAAMRQPCTVATRPAASTLGLTLRQLEVLTAVATGAGNREIADELCLTQRTVAAHVEAILARLGSPSRAGAAAKATAAGVLLPSADPASVRSLARVLQQPIA